Proteins encoded together in one Nitrospirota bacterium window:
- a CDS encoding SoxR reducing system RseC family protein — translation MEQEVGLVTGIEGVHALVTVEKKSVCEHCTAGTCILTDDGAVIEAFNKAQAKVGQRVRVALTPYTYVKGSIMVYGLPALALIIGAVLGKEVLSPYFSSMDSDGVSAIFGFLFFALSFVLVKLWSMRAQKSVQYKPVVEEILEN, via the coding sequence ATGGAACAAGAAGTAGGGCTTGTCACAGGCATCGAGGGGGTCCACGCGCTCGTCACCGTAGAGAAGAAAAGCGTGTGCGAGCACTGTACCGCCGGCACCTGCATCCTCACGGACGACGGGGCCGTCATCGAAGCGTTCAACAAGGCCCAGGCCAAGGTGGGGCAGCGCGTACGGGTGGCCCTCACGCCGTACACCTATGTGAAGGGGTCGATCATGGTCTACGGGCTCCCGGCCCTGGCCCTCATCATCGGGGCTGTACTGGGCAAGGAGGTGCTGAGCCCGTACTTCTCCTCCATGGATTCCGACGGCGTCTCGGCCATCTTCGGATTCCTGTTTTTCGCCCTCTCCTTCGTGCTTGTGAAGCTCTGGAGCATGAGGGCCCAGAAGAGCGTGCAGTACAAGCCCGTCGTCGAAGAAATTCTGGAAAACTGA
- the ilvN gene encoding acetolactate synthase small subunit, with amino-acid sequence MRHTISLLVENKFGVLSRVSGLFSGRGYNIESLSVGVTTDPRVSQMTIVTRGDDQIIEQITKQLNKLIDVIKVTDMVELEHVEREMILLKVAPRPERKFEVFQLAETFRGKIVDSSERTYTVEITGDEDKIEAFINLMKPMGIKELVRTGKVAIAREGVKT; translated from the coding sequence ATGAGGCATACCATTTCGTTGCTCGTGGAAAACAAGTTCGGCGTGCTCTCCCGGGTGTCGGGCCTGTTCAGCGGCAGGGGCTATAACATCGAGAGCCTGTCCGTGGGCGTGACCACCGATCCCAGGGTTTCCCAGATGACCATCGTCACCCGGGGGGACGACCAGATCATCGAACAGATAACCAAGCAGCTCAACAAGCTCATCGACGTCATCAAGGTCACCGACATGGTGGAGCTGGAGCACGTGGAGAGGGAGATGATACTCCTGAAGGTGGCCCCCAGGCCGGAGAGAAAGTTCGAGGTCTTCCAGCTGGCCGAGACCTTCAGGGGCAAGATCGTCGACTCCTCGGAGCGCACCTACACGGTGGAGATAACCGGCGACGAGGACAAGATAGAGGCCTTCATCAACCTCATGAAGCCCATGGGCATCAAGGAGCTGGTGAGGACCGGCAAGGTGGCCATCGCCCGCGAGGGCGTAAAGACGTAG
- the lspA gene encoding signal peptidase II has translation MRKLPLALTVSAGTLALDQITKFLAVRFISPAHPVDVLPFLTLVNVRNTGAAFGMLSSLGNTFFVAATLAAMALVAFLLIRGDEDAVGLSLILGGGLANLIDRLALGHVRDFIDVHAGSLHWPAFNVADSALTVGIALLILNALRSRPRPDRLLRDEKGSP, from the coding sequence ATGAGAAAGCTCCCCCTGGCCCTCACCGTCTCCGCCGGCACCCTGGCCCTGGACCAGATAACGAAATTCCTGGCCGTGCGCTTCATCTCTCCGGCCCACCCGGTGGATGTCCTGCCCTTCCTCACCCTGGTCAACGTCCGTAACACCGGGGCGGCCTTCGGTATGCTCAGCTCCCTGGGCAACACCTTCTTCGTTGCGGCCACCCTTGCGGCCATGGCCCTGGTGGCCTTTCTCCTCATCCGGGGAGACGAGGACGCCGTGGGCCTTTCGCTCATCCTCGGGGGCGGGCTTGCCAACCTCATCGACCGCCTGGCCCTGGGCCACGTGCGCGACTTCATAGACGTGCACGCGGGCTCCCTGCACTGGCCGGCCTTCAACGTGGCGGACAGCGCCCTCACGGTGGGCATCGCCCTTCTCATCCTTAACGCCCTCCGGAGCAGGCCCCGCCCGGACAGGCTCCTGAGGGACGAAAAAGGCAGCCCCTGA
- a CDS encoding substrate-binding domain-containing protein: protein MSGTPAGAARCLSRDFPVLPHAIITGTMGEEMHYPLIPPERADDIHGIEHMDSADLVLFLAGNQFMAAPKLLAVFRSLYPDVREIFYETLPPGLELRQILAGGAMFRGMKLTGRPDVYTSVTEEAMEKLKAAGRIREYSLYLRNRLVLMVARGNPRGISTVGDLARDEIVVSQPGELEDIRHYTRLMYVASGGEELARRVMEGKQAEGTTLATVVHHRETPRRITQGAADVGPVWFTEVLNAQKEGLEVDALEVGPQCDQRDRVGYYCAALADAPHPGNARRFVDFLASETAQDVFEEYGFLAIRRQR from the coding sequence ATGTCGGGGACCCCTGCGGGGGCGGCCCGGTGCCTCTCCCGAGATTTCCCGGTGCTTCCCCATGCTATAATCACCGGGACGATGGGTGAGGAGATGCACTATCCCCTGATTCCACCGGAGAGGGCCGACGACATCCATGGCATCGAGCACATGGACTCCGCCGACCTCGTCCTGTTCCTTGCCGGAAACCAGTTCATGGCCGCTCCGAAACTCCTGGCCGTCTTCAGGTCCCTCTATCCGGACGTACGGGAGATATTTTACGAAACCCTCCCCCCGGGGCTCGAGCTCAGGCAGATACTGGCCGGCGGGGCGATGTTCCGCGGCATGAAGCTCACGGGCAGGCCCGACGTATACACGTCCGTCACCGAGGAGGCGATGGAGAAACTGAAGGCAGCCGGACGGATAAGGGAGTATTCCCTTTACCTCCGGAACCGCCTCGTGCTCATGGTGGCCAGAGGCAACCCCAGGGGCATATCAACGGTGGGAGACCTTGCGCGGGACGAGATAGTGGTCTCCCAGCCCGGCGAGCTTGAGGACATCAGGCATTATACGAGGCTCATGTACGTAGCCTCCGGGGGCGAGGAATTGGCCCGCAGGGTGATGGAGGGGAAACAGGCCGAGGGCACCACGCTCGCCACCGTGGTGCACCACCGGGAGACCCCCCGGAGGATTACCCAGGGAGCGGCCGACGTGGGGCCGGTCTGGTTCACCGAAGTCCTGAACGCTCAGAAGGAAGGCCTCGAAGTCGATGCCCTCGAGGTAGGCCCTCAGTGCGACCAGAGGGACAGGGTCGGATATTACTGCGCCGCCTTGGCCGACGCGCCCCACCCGGGAAACGCACGCCGCTTTGTCGATTTCCTCGCCTCCGAGACCGCTCAAGATGTCTTTGAGGAATACGGGTTTCTGGCGATACGGAGACAACGCTGA
- the ileS gene encoding isoleucine--tRNA ligase: MSPQEQDARTSKEKRDYKETLNLPRTDFPMKANLPRREPEMLAFWESREVYRKLLEKNRSGPSYVLHDGPPYANGHIHIGHALNKTLKDVLVKYKAMRGFHAPYVPGWDCHGLPIELEVDKKLGGKKAEVDILAKRRLCREYAEKFVQVQREEFKRLGVFGTWGSPYLTMSNDYEAAIVGELMTFLEKGSVYRGKKPVHWCPSCVTALAEAEVEYAEKTSPSIYVKFPVERADRERLGLGGEDAFFLIWTTTPWTLPANLALAVNPDFIYAAVEVRGEVLVLADDLRGRLLREGVLPEEEIAVARLKGSDLVGARARHPFVDRVSTVVPASFVSAEEGTGIVHIAPGHGEEDYEVGLREGLDIYAPVDDLGRFSGSGVEALEGQFVFKANAAIVDILREKGLLLHGSQLTHTYPHCWRCKKPVIFRATEQWFISMEHDALRENCLREVERTQWVPHWGEDRIRGMLQSRPDWCISRQRAWGVPITVLTCLSCDTPVNDPRVSEHIVALVREHTADVWFSREAPELLPEGYRCPSCGGGTFKKETDILDVWFDSGVSHAATLKPEYGLSWPADMYLEGSDQHRGWFQSSLLAAVGTRGRAPYRTVLTHGFVVDGQGKKMSKSLGNVIAPQDVIKSTGAEILRLWVSAEDYKGDVKISREIMARLTEAYRKIRNTAKFLLGNVHDFPGGEPAGELQEIDRWAMSRLQGLTEKVTAAYERYSFHEVYHRLYNFCVVDMSSFYLDVLKDRLYTYREDSPGRRGAQWVLREILLTMTRLMAPVLSFTAEEIWRFTKDAPAESVFLAPFPVVEERFLDHALERRWETLMAVRNEVNRALELKRKDRMIGNSLEAGVVLHAQDRELLALLEGYRDFLPTLFIVSAASLRGEGHGEYASEEVPGLSVGVERAPGQKCARCWNWSTTVGQVAEAPEICQRCYGNIT; this comes from the coding sequence ATGAGCCCGCAGGAGCAGGACGCCCGGACATCGAAGGAGAAAAGGGACTACAAGGAGACGCTGAACCTCCCGCGGACGGACTTCCCCATGAAGGCCAATCTCCCCCGGCGAGAGCCGGAGATGCTTGCCTTCTGGGAGTCCAGGGAGGTCTACCGGAAGCTTCTCGAGAAGAACCGCTCCGGCCCCTCCTATGTCCTTCATGACGGGCCGCCCTACGCCAACGGGCACATCCATATCGGGCACGCCCTGAACAAGACCCTCAAGGACGTCCTGGTCAAGTACAAGGCCATGCGGGGCTTCCACGCCCCCTACGTGCCGGGGTGGGACTGCCACGGGCTGCCCATAGAGCTCGAGGTGGACAAGAAGCTCGGGGGCAAGAAGGCCGAGGTGGACATCCTGGCCAAGAGGAGGCTCTGCCGGGAGTATGCCGAGAAGTTCGTCCAGGTGCAGCGCGAGGAGTTCAAGCGCCTGGGCGTCTTCGGCACCTGGGGCTCCCCCTACCTCACCATGTCCAACGACTACGAGGCGGCCATCGTGGGCGAGCTCATGACGTTCCTCGAGAAGGGAAGCGTCTACAGGGGGAAAAAGCCCGTACACTGGTGCCCCTCCTGCGTGACCGCTTTGGCCGAGGCCGAGGTGGAGTACGCTGAGAAGACCTCTCCGTCCATCTACGTGAAGTTCCCCGTGGAGCGGGCCGACCGCGAGCGGCTGGGCCTGGGAGGAGAGGACGCCTTTTTCCTCATCTGGACCACTACGCCCTGGACCCTCCCGGCCAACCTGGCCCTGGCGGTGAACCCCGACTTCATCTACGCCGCCGTGGAGGTGCGGGGGGAGGTCCTCGTCCTGGCCGACGACCTCAGGGGAAGGCTCCTCCGGGAGGGCGTCCTGCCGGAGGAGGAAATCGCGGTGGCCCGCCTCAAGGGAAGCGACCTGGTGGGCGCCCGCGCACGGCACCCCTTCGTCGACAGGGTCTCCACGGTCGTCCCGGCCTCCTTCGTCAGCGCGGAGGAGGGCACCGGCATCGTGCACATCGCCCCCGGGCACGGCGAGGAGGACTACGAGGTGGGCCTGCGGGAAGGCCTAGACATCTACGCCCCGGTGGACGACCTGGGGCGCTTCTCGGGCTCGGGCGTCGAGGCCCTAGAGGGGCAGTTCGTCTTCAAGGCCAACGCCGCCATCGTCGACATCCTCAGGGAAAAGGGACTTCTTCTGCACGGCAGCCAGCTCACCCACACCTACCCGCACTGCTGGAGGTGTAAGAAGCCCGTCATCTTCCGGGCCACCGAGCAGTGGTTCATCTCCATGGAGCACGACGCGTTGAGGGAGAACTGCCTTCGCGAGGTGGAGCGCACCCAGTGGGTTCCGCACTGGGGAGAGGACCGCATCCGGGGCATGCTCCAGAGCCGGCCGGACTGGTGCATCTCCCGGCAGAGGGCGTGGGGCGTGCCCATCACGGTCCTGACGTGCCTGTCATGCGACACGCCCGTAAACGACCCCCGCGTCTCGGAACACATCGTCGCCCTGGTCCGTGAGCACACCGCCGACGTCTGGTTCTCCCGCGAAGCCCCGGAGCTCCTGCCCGAGGGGTACCGCTGCCCCTCCTGCGGCGGGGGGACCTTCAAGAAGGAGACGGACATCCTGGACGTCTGGTTCGACTCCGGCGTGAGCCACGCGGCCACCCTGAAGCCGGAGTACGGCCTCTCCTGGCCGGCCGACATGTACCTGGAGGGGTCGGACCAGCACCGGGGCTGGTTTCAGAGCTCGCTCCTGGCCGCCGTGGGCACCAGGGGCCGCGCACCCTACCGCACCGTGCTCACCCACGGGTTCGTGGTGGACGGGCAGGGCAAGAAGATGTCCAAGTCCCTGGGAAACGTCATCGCCCCCCAGGACGTCATCAAGAGCACCGGCGCGGAGATACTGAGGCTCTGGGTCTCGGCCGAGGACTACAAGGGCGACGTGAAGATATCCCGGGAGATCATGGCCCGCCTGACCGAGGCCTACCGGAAGATCAGAAACACCGCCAAGTTCCTCCTGGGCAACGTCCACGACTTCCCCGGGGGAGAGCCCGCCGGGGAGCTCCAAGAAATCGACCGCTGGGCCATGTCCCGCCTCCAGGGCCTCACCGAGAAGGTCACGGCCGCCTACGAGCGCTACAGCTTCCACGAGGTCTACCACCGACTGTACAACTTCTGCGTCGTGGACATGAGCTCCTTTTACCTGGACGTCCTCAAGGACCGCCTCTATACATACAGGGAGGACTCCCCCGGGAGGCGGGGCGCGCAGTGGGTGCTGAGGGAAATCCTCCTCACCATGACCCGGCTCATGGCCCCGGTCCTCTCCTTCACCGCCGAGGAGATCTGGCGGTTCACGAAGGACGCCCCCGCGGAGAGCGTCTTCCTCGCGCCCTTCCCCGTGGTGGAGGAACGTTTCCTCGACCACGCCCTGGAGAGAAGATGGGAGACCCTCATGGCGGTGCGCAACGAGGTGAACAGGGCCCTCGAGCTCAAGCGGAAGGACCGGATGATAGGCAACTCCCTGGAGGCCGGGGTCGTCCTGCACGCGCAGGACCGGGAGCTCCTGGCCCTCCTCGAAGGATACCGGGACTTCCTGCCCACCCTGTTCATCGTCTCGGCGGCCTCCCTGAGGGGCGAGGGCCACGGGGAATACGCGAGCGAAGAGGTCCCGGGCCTGAGCGTGGGCGTGGAGCGGGCTCCCGGCCAGAAGTGCGCCCGGTGCTGGAACTGGTCCACCACGGTGGGGCAGGTGGCCGAGGCGCCGGAAATCTGCCAGAGATGCTACGGAAACATTACATGA
- a CDS encoding 4Fe-4S ferredoxin: protein MGHAAGKDVYGKLGRKLDNLTMRAPRNETFHSILRELYSAEEADFAAKLPYTLSTADRIAKSTGCDGAKVRRLLDGLCSKGLVMDLWIRGEFHYMLSPIVVGIFEFTMMRTGPDLDVKTWARLFHAYMQDDASLYAANCNNGERVSIIRTLPHEEMMHPTDYSEIMDYEKAASLIHASDRFAIGLCSCRHTMLHAGKKTCDVPLEKCSVFGYAAEFMIRRGLAREVSKTEMLENLARSRETGLVLNA, encoded by the coding sequence ATGGGACATGCAGCGGGAAAAGACGTTTACGGGAAGCTCGGGAGAAAGCTCGACAATCTCACGATGAGGGCTCCTCGCAATGAAACGTTCCACTCCATCCTGAGGGAGCTTTACTCCGCCGAGGAGGCTGATTTCGCCGCGAAGCTGCCGTATACACTGTCCACGGCGGACCGCATAGCAAAGAGCACGGGATGCGACGGCGCCAAAGTGCGAAGACTTCTCGACGGCCTGTGCTCAAAGGGCCTCGTCATGGACCTTTGGATAAGAGGCGAGTTTCACTACATGCTTTCTCCCATCGTGGTCGGGATATTCGAGTTCACGATGATGAGGACGGGGCCCGACCTCGACGTGAAGACATGGGCACGACTTTTCCACGCCTACATGCAGGACGATGCGTCTCTCTATGCGGCCAACTGCAATAACGGCGAGCGGGTTTCCATTATCAGGACCCTGCCGCACGAAGAGATGATGCACCCGACCGATTACAGTGAAATTATGGATTACGAAAAAGCCGCCTCCCTCATCCACGCATCCGACAGGTTTGCCATTGGTCTTTGCTCCTGCAGGCACACGATGCTGCATGCCGGAAAAAAGACTTGTGACGTTCCTCTGGAAAAGTGCTCCGTCTTCGGTTACGCCGCCGAGTTCATGATAAGGCGCGGTCTTGCCAGGGAAGTCTCCAAGACCGAGATGCTTGAAAACCTCGCCCGCTCCAGGGAGACGGGGCTTGTCCTCAATGCCG
- a CDS encoding isoprenylcysteine carboxylmethyltransferase family protein has translation MNIQQTVTKSLRSRIFLTQVFGALVFLTLLFSAEGWESRNALLEGSLYLAGVVLVALCLVGRAWGLSYIAGKKNRMLVTTGPYSLCRNPLYFSSFLGAVGLGLCTETFTMTAAVLVAFALYYPGVIRREELELRELFGAEFEAYQRSVPAFFPSFKAFVEDETMLISVRAFRNGLRDLGFFIVVVGLLEFMEALHRAGVLPTLLKLY, from the coding sequence TTGAACATACAGCAAACCGTAACCAAGTCCTTGAGAAGCAGGATCTTCCTTACGCAGGTGTTTGGTGCACTGGTATTTTTGACATTGCTGTTTTCGGCCGAAGGCTGGGAGTCCAGGAACGCTCTGCTCGAGGGGTCGCTGTATCTTGCCGGGGTCGTCCTTGTGGCGCTGTGTCTGGTGGGCAGGGCATGGGGCCTCTCCTACATAGCCGGCAAGAAGAACAGAATGCTCGTTACCACGGGGCCGTATTCCCTGTGCAGAAACCCCCTTTATTTTTCGAGCTTCCTCGGCGCGGTGGGCCTGGGCCTTTGCACCGAAACGTTTACGATGACCGCTGCCGTCCTGGTCGCCTTCGCCCTGTATTATCCCGGGGTCATACGCAGGGAGGAGCTGGAGCTCCGCGAGCTCTTCGGGGCGGAGTTCGAGGCATACCAGCGGAGCGTGCCGGCGTTTTTCCCCTCCTTCAAGGCTTTCGTGGAGGACGAAACGATGCTCATCTCCGTGCGCGCCTTCAGAAACGGCCTCAGGGACCTCGGCTTTTTCATCGTGGTCGTGGGGCTCCTGGAGTTCATGGAAGCCCTGCACAGGGCCGGCGTGCTGCCGACCCTCCTGAAGCTGTATTAA
- the fusA gene encoding elongation factor G, whose product MPNFAIDKLRDIAVVAHSKAGKTSLVEAVLFDAGAVDRLGSVQEGTATTDYEPEAVDRQMTVTSTLAFCTWKDTRLNIIDTPGFINLLEDSRGGMRAADGALLVGSSIGGVKGEAERLWQYTEEFALPRLVFINKMDRDSADFYAAAEAFEKTFQLEAVPLHLPIGTGEGFSGVVDLLGMKAYTFAGGKPSECGVPGDMEERVQAYRKKLVEKVAELDDALLEKYLEGAELTAEELLTGVRKGSLERRFIPVTCGSALKNVGIQTLLDAVLLCLPSPQDMAGLRPLAGTDPRDGSEVVRDISPDEHFSAFVFKTIADPFAGKLSLFRVCSGTLTGETNVVNTVTGAKERLGQAFYLLGKKQVSAQNLGPGEIAAVAKLKETNTGDTLADAAHPVIYKKVDFAEPLITYAIEAKSKGEEEKVSTALHKVLDEDPTIHFSRDEEANEMLLSGMGQFHLELTLEKLKRKFGVDVLMKAPQVPYRETISASAKAQGKYKKQSGGRGQYGDCWIEIEPLPRGTGYEFVDKIVGGAIPRQYIPAVDKGIQEAMRQGLYAGFPMVDVRVTLYDGSFHAVDSSEMAFKIAGSLGIKKAVAQARPVVLEPVMKVEITTPEEYLGTIIGDLNSRRGKVQGMEQLPGGTNQKVGALVPMAEMLTYANQLHSITSGRGLYNMEFSHYEELPHHLVQKLLEEKKKVEAEEVK is encoded by the coding sequence ATGCCGAATTTCGCCATCGACAAACTGCGTGATATCGCCGTCGTCGCCCACAGCAAGGCCGGGAAGACCTCCCTGGTCGAGGCCGTTCTCTTCGATGCCGGGGCCGTCGACAGGCTGGGCTCCGTACAGGAGGGAACCGCCACCACCGACTACGAGCCCGAGGCCGTGGACCGGCAGATGACGGTCACCTCCACCCTTGCCTTCTGCACCTGGAAGGACACCCGCTTGAACATCATCGACACTCCGGGGTTCATCAACCTCCTGGAGGACAGCCGCGGCGGCATGAGGGCTGCGGACGGAGCCCTCCTGGTGGGAAGCTCCATCGGCGGCGTCAAGGGCGAGGCCGAGAGGCTCTGGCAGTACACCGAGGAGTTCGCCCTGCCCCGGCTGGTCTTCATAAACAAGATGGACAGGGACTCGGCGGACTTTTACGCCGCGGCCGAGGCCTTCGAAAAGACCTTCCAGCTGGAGGCCGTACCGCTTCATCTGCCCATCGGCACGGGAGAGGGCTTCTCCGGGGTGGTGGACCTCCTGGGCATGAAGGCCTACACCTTTGCCGGCGGCAAGCCCTCGGAGTGCGGGGTCCCCGGCGACATGGAAGAGCGGGTGCAGGCCTACCGGAAGAAGCTCGTGGAAAAAGTGGCCGAGCTCGACGACGCGCTCCTGGAGAAGTACCTGGAGGGCGCGGAGCTCACGGCCGAGGAGCTCCTCACGGGGGTAAGGAAGGGCTCCCTGGAGCGGAGGTTCATCCCCGTCACCTGCGGGTCGGCCCTCAAGAACGTCGGCATCCAGACGCTCCTGGACGCGGTCCTCCTCTGCCTGCCTTCTCCCCAGGACATGGCCGGGCTCCGTCCCCTCGCCGGCACCGACCCCCGGGACGGCTCCGAGGTGGTGCGCGACATCTCCCCGGATGAGCACTTCTCGGCCTTCGTCTTCAAGACCATCGCGGACCCCTTCGCCGGGAAGCTCTCGCTCTTCAGGGTCTGCTCCGGCACCCTGACCGGCGAGACCAACGTCGTCAACACGGTGACCGGCGCCAAGGAGCGGCTGGGCCAGGCCTTCTACCTGCTGGGGAAAAAGCAGGTCTCCGCGCAGAACCTCGGCCCCGGCGAGATAGCGGCCGTGGCCAAGCTCAAGGAGACCAACACGGGCGACACCCTCGCCGACGCCGCCCACCCCGTCATCTACAAGAAGGTGGACTTCGCCGAGCCCCTCATCACCTACGCCATCGAGGCGAAGAGCAAGGGTGAGGAGGAGAAGGTGAGCACCGCCCTGCACAAGGTCCTGGACGAGGACCCCACCATCCACTTCAGCCGGGACGAGGAAGCCAACGAGATGCTCCTCTCGGGCATGGGACAGTTCCACCTGGAGCTGACCCTGGAGAAGCTCAAGAGAAAGTTCGGCGTGGACGTCCTGATGAAGGCCCCCCAGGTGCCCTACAGGGAGACCATCAGCGCCTCGGCCAAGGCACAGGGCAAGTACAAGAAGCAGTCCGGCGGCCGCGGGCAGTACGGCGACTGCTGGATAGAGATAGAGCCCCTTCCCCGGGGGACGGGCTACGAGTTCGTCGACAAGATAGTGGGCGGGGCCATCCCCCGGCAGTACATCCCCGCCGTGGACAAGGGCATCCAGGAGGCCATGCGCCAGGGCCTGTACGCGGGCTTCCCCATGGTGGACGTCCGGGTCACGCTGTACGACGGCTCCTTCCACGCCGTGGACTCCTCGGAAATGGCCTTCAAGATAGCCGGCTCCCTGGGCATCAAGAAGGCCGTGGCCCAGGCCAGGCCGGTCGTTCTGGAGCCCGTCATGAAGGTCGAGATAACCACCCCCGAGGAGTACCTGGGCACCATCATCGGCGACCTCAACAGCCGCCGCGGGAAGGTGCAGGGCATGGAGCAGCTGCCCGGCGGCACCAACCAGAAGGTCGGCGCCCTGGTGCCCATGGCCGAGATGCTCACGTACGCAAACCAGCTCCACAGCATCACCTCCGGCCGCGGCCTGTACAACATGGAGTTCTCCCATTACGAGGAGCTCCCGCACCACCTCGTACAGAAGCTCCTGGAGGAGAAGAAGAAAGTGGAGGCCGAAGAGGTCAAATGA
- a CDS encoding glutaredoxin family protein — MPTVRMYTLSTCGYCRATKLFLAENSVNYEYTDVDLLSGDKQRSVLEEMKKLNPLCTFPTIVIGDRVIVGFKRDEIREALGIR; from the coding sequence ATGCCGACTGTAAGGATGTATACGTTGAGCACCTGCGGCTACTGCAGGGCAACAAAGCTGTTTCTGGCGGAAAACTCCGTCAACTATGAATACACGGACGTTGACCTGCTCTCGGGCGACAAGCAGCGTTCGGTGCTCGAGGAGATGAAAAAACTGAACCCGCTGTGCACGTTTCCCACCATCGTCATAGGCGACAGGGTCATCGTGGGCTTCAAGCGGGACGAGATCAGGGAGGCGCTGGGCATCAGGTGA
- a CDS encoding glycosyltransferase codes for MPAAGGAERQTSGGPSIASVILRKEVQEKLSEIQRADIVVGVPSYNNASTIGHVVRAVQAGISKYFPDRSAVLVNSDGGSKDDTAGVVTKAMLDDFGSLLIPQRMNPMEKIITPYHGVPGKGSAFRTIFEIAKELEAKACAVVDSDLRSITPEWIDLLLRPVLERGYDFVAPYYLRHKYDGTITNSLVYPITRALYGLRIRQPIGGDFGFSGELAKFYLTKDVWESDIARFGIDIWMTTTAVANKFRVCQSFLGAKIHDPKDPGADLSAMLHQVMSTVFELMIEYHDVWKNVQDSQPTEVFGFRYGVGLEPVHVHLERMIDKFTLGLQELSPLWERFMPPEVLEYLRSISSPPWRAEPRRSRKSSRSRA; via the coding sequence GTGCCGGCAGCAGGGGGCGCAGAACGCCAAACGTCCGGAGGGCCGTCCATAGCCAGCGTCATACTCAGGAAAGAGGTCCAGGAGAAGCTCTCCGAGATCCAGAGGGCCGACATCGTCGTCGGCGTCCCCAGTTACAATAACGCGTCCACCATCGGCCACGTGGTGCGCGCCGTGCAGGCGGGCATCAGCAAGTACTTCCCCGACCGCTCCGCCGTCCTGGTCAACTCCGACGGCGGCTCCAAGGACGACACGGCCGGGGTGGTAACGAAAGCCATGCTCGATGATTTCGGCTCCCTACTCATCCCCCAGCGCATGAACCCCATGGAGAAGATAATCACCCCCTACCACGGGGTTCCCGGCAAGGGAAGCGCCTTCCGCACCATCTTCGAGATAGCCAAGGAGCTGGAGGCCAAGGCCTGCGCGGTGGTGGACTCGGACCTTCGGAGCATCACCCCGGAGTGGATAGACCTCCTGTTGAGGCCGGTGCTGGAGCGCGGCTACGACTTCGTCGCCCCCTACTACCTCAGGCACAAGTACGACGGCACCATCACCAACAGCCTGGTCTACCCCATCACCCGCGCGCTGTACGGCCTCCGCATCCGGCAGCCCATCGGCGGGGACTTCGGCTTCTCCGGAGAGCTGGCCAAGTTCTACCTCACCAAGGACGTCTGGGAGAGCGACATCGCCCGCTTCGGCATCGACATCTGGATGACCACCACGGCGGTGGCCAACAAGTTCCGGGTCTGCCAGTCCTTCCTCGGCGCCAAGATCCACGACCCCAAGGACCCCGGAGCCGACCTCAGCGCCATGCTCCACCAGGTGATGAGCACCGTCTTCGAGCTCATGATCGAGTATCACGACGTGTGGAAGAATGTGCAGGACTCCCAGCCCACGGAGGTCTTCGGCTTCCGCTACGGCGTGGGGCTCGAGCCCGTCCACGTACACCTGGAGAGGATGATAGACAAGTTCACCCTGGGCCTGCAGGAGCTCTCCCCGCTCTGGGAGAGGTTCATGCCCCCGGAGGTCCTCGAGTACCTGAGGTCCATCTCGTCTCCACCCTGGAGAGCGGAGCCGAGGAGGTCGAGGAAATCATCGAGAAGTCGTGCCTGA
- a CDS encoding ferredoxin-thioredoxin reductase catalytic domain-containing protein yields MTAKELYEMLGKAQEPKGYFFNKDRDWVYGLLESLLVNRERYGYMSCPCRLATGDRRKDGDIICPCVYRGPDVEEFGSCYCGLYVSRQWNDGEVPHVYVPERRPREKMSY; encoded by the coding sequence GTGACCGCGAAAGAGCTGTACGAAATGCTCGGAAAGGCCCAGGAGCCCAAGGGCTATTTCTTCAACAAGGACAGGGACTGGGTTTACGGCCTGCTCGAAAGCCTCCTTGTAAACAGAGAAAGGTACGGCTACATGTCCTGCCCCTGCAGGCTGGCGACGGGCGACCGCCGGAAAGACGGAGACATCATCTGCCCCTGCGTGTATCGCGGGCCCGACGTGGAGGAGTTCGGCAGCTGCTATTGCGGCCTTTATGTATCCAGACAATGGAACGACGGCGAGGTCCCGCACGTTTACGTCCCGGAAAGAAGGCCCCGCGAAAAGATGTCCTACTGA